From a single Methylosinus sp. H3A genomic region:
- a CDS encoding nucleotidyltransferase domain-containing protein, producing the protein MLRPIDPIMSRFRAALGDTYGQRLRRVVLFGSRARGDARPDSDYDVAVFLEDIESIGREADRIAEIETEILYDTGAVINALPFLAAAYREPTALMGALRREGVEL; encoded by the coding sequence ATGTTGCGCCCAATCGATCCGATCATGAGCCGGTTTCGCGCCGCGCTCGGCGACACGTACGGCCAGCGGCTTCGACGCGTGGTGCTGTTCGGCTCGAGGGCCCGCGGCGACGCGCGTCCAGACTCGGATTACGACGTCGCCGTGTTCCTCGAGGACATCGAGAGCATCGGACGGGAGGCGGATCGGATCGCGGAGATCGAGACCGAAATTCTTTACGACACGGGCGCTGTCATCAACGCCCTGCCCTTCCTCGCCGCGGCCTATCGAGAGCCCACGGCGCTGATGGGAGCCTTGCGCCGCGAAGGCGTGGAGCTGTGA